In Geobacter anodireducens, a genomic segment contains:
- a CDS encoding sorbosone dehydrogenase, with product MRLPRALRFLLPHLFLLAAATGCNAARTLPAAITLPPGFSIAVYADNVPGARSMALGSRGTLFVGSRGEGKVYALVDRNGDQVADEVITIAKGLQMPNGVAFRNGSLYVAEVSRVLRYDAIEERLKNPPQPVIVNDSFPDRTHHGWKFIRFGPDGRLYVPVGAPCNVCEEKDPRFATIMRMNPDGTGLEIFANGVRNTVGFDWNPGTGELWFTDNGRDWLGNDIPPDELNRAPKPGLHFGFPYRHGRDIPDPEFGAKRKPDGLVAPEMELGPHVAALGMRFYTGTMFPERYRNQIFIAEHGSWNRSERIGYRITLVRLEGNRAVSYEPFAEGWLDNGKVWGRPVDVQVMPDGSMLVSDDKAGAIYRISYRQQPPAHGAR from the coding sequence ATGCGACTGCCCAGAGCCCTTCGGTTCCTGCTTCCCCACCTGTTCCTGCTGGCTGCCGCCACGGGCTGCAACGCCGCCCGGACGCTGCCGGCCGCCATCACGCTCCCCCCCGGCTTCAGCATCGCCGTTTATGCCGACAACGTGCCGGGGGCCCGCTCCATGGCCCTCGGCTCCCGGGGAACCCTGTTCGTGGGGAGCCGCGGGGAGGGCAAGGTCTACGCCCTGGTGGACCGCAACGGCGACCAGGTGGCCGATGAGGTGATCACCATCGCCAAGGGGCTGCAGATGCCCAACGGCGTAGCCTTCCGCAACGGTTCCCTCTACGTGGCCGAGGTGAGCCGGGTGCTGCGGTACGACGCCATTGAAGAGCGGCTGAAAAATCCCCCGCAGCCGGTCATCGTCAACGACTCATTCCCGGACAGGACCCATCACGGCTGGAAGTTCATCCGCTTCGGCCCCGACGGCAGACTCTACGTGCCGGTGGGGGCCCCGTGCAACGTTTGCGAGGAAAAGGATCCCCGCTTCGCCACGATCATGCGGATGAACCCGGACGGCACCGGCCTGGAGATCTTCGCCAACGGAGTTCGCAACACGGTGGGCTTTGACTGGAACCCCGGCACCGGCGAACTCTGGTTCACCGACAATGGCCGCGACTGGCTGGGGAACGACATTCCGCCGGACGAGCTCAACCGGGCGCCCAAGCCCGGTCTCCACTTCGGGTTCCCCTACCGCCACGGCCGCGACATCCCTGACCCCGAGTTCGGCGCAAAACGCAAGCCCGACGGGCTCGTGGCGCCGGAGATGGAGCTTGGCCCCCACGTGGCGGCGCTGGGCATGCGCTTCTACACCGGCACCATGTTTCCCGAACGCTACCGCAACCAGATATTCATCGCCGAGCACGGCTCCTGGAACCGCAGTGAACGGATCGGCTACCGCATCACCCTGGTGCGCCTCGAAGGAAACCGGGCCGTCTCCTACGAGCCCTTTGCCGAGGGGTGGCTGGACAACGGCAAGGTCTGGGGCCGGCCCGTGGATGTGCAGGTCATGCCCGACGGCAGCATGCTCGTTTCCGACGACAAGGCCGGGGCCATCTACCGGATCAGCTACCGGCAACAACCGCCGGCCCATGGCGCACGGTGA
- a CDS encoding ABC transporter substrate-binding protein → MRKFGFLAVSVSLSLMLLSTAMAAPPGGKVLIGISKVVSHPALDAVERGLQDELAALKINARYDLQNANGDANTAASIANKFQSEKVTLAVGIATPTAQALVNTLKTTPVVFSAVTDPVKAGLVKSLTRGEKYVTGVSDMTPVKQQIELLLKIKKVKRLGHIYTSSEENAVVLAGVVKKACQDLGIQYVETTVSKSAEVKQATQSIIRRVDALYVSTDNTVVSAMSALTDVAMKNKVPVMSADPSSAESHPVLAAWGFDYYKMGRATGKMVAEILKGKKPEQLPTRFMTKASDVDLLVNLDVAKKLGLTVPAAIAKNANKVVENGTLTKK, encoded by the coding sequence GTGAGGAAATTCGGTTTCTTGGCTGTGTCCGTGTCTCTTTCCCTTATGCTGCTTTCGACGGCCATGGCGGCGCCTCCCGGCGGCAAGGTTCTCATCGGGATATCGAAGGTCGTTTCGCATCCGGCCCTGGATGCCGTTGAAAGGGGGCTCCAGGACGAACTGGCCGCCCTGAAGATCAATGCCCGGTACGATCTGCAGAACGCCAACGGCGACGCCAATACCGCCGCCTCCATTGCCAATAAATTCCAGTCCGAGAAGGTGACCCTGGCCGTGGGCATCGCCACTCCCACCGCCCAAGCCCTGGTAAACACTCTGAAAACGACGCCGGTGGTCTTTTCCGCAGTGACCGACCCGGTCAAGGCCGGCCTGGTGAAATCCCTGACCAGGGGCGAGAAGTACGTCACCGGCGTTTCCGACATGACCCCTGTCAAGCAGCAGATCGAGCTCCTGCTCAAGATCAAGAAGGTGAAGCGGCTCGGCCACATCTACACCAGCTCCGAAGAGAATGCCGTGGTGCTTGCCGGGGTGGTGAAGAAGGCGTGCCAGGACCTGGGCATCCAGTACGTGGAAACCACCGTGTCCAAGTCCGCCGAGGTTAAGCAGGCCACCCAGTCCATCATCCGCAGGGTCGATGCCCTCTACGTGAGCACCGACAACACGGTGGTGTCGGCCATGAGCGCCCTGACCGACGTGGCCATGAAGAACAAGGTGCCGGTCATGTCGGCGGACCCCAGCTCCGCCGAGAGCCATCCCGTCCTGGCGGCCTGGGGCTTCGACTACTACAAGATGGGGCGCGCCACGGGCAAGATGGTGGCCGAGATCCTCAAGGGCAAGAAGCCGGAGCAACTTCCGACCCGCTTCATGACCAAGGCTTCCGACGTGGACCTGCTGGTGAACCTGGACGTGGCGAAGAAGCTCGGCCTCACCGTGCCGGCCGCCATCGCGAAGAACGCCAACAAGGTTGTCGAGAACGGCACGCTGACCAAGAAGTAA
- a CDS encoding thioesterase — MPETSLEQGAEHIRHPVDLSGEEGWIPFDAPSLVGASLRFVSGEPDGNRFRARYYRDSEQHLHARIWFGPETEGPPGHAHGGSIAAVMDEALGLAAWAAGYPIVVGNLNISFRTMLPLQKVVTVESRVVSAQGRKVMVHGRLFCDDAVYAEGECLCITLPGR, encoded by the coding sequence GTGCCAGAAACATCGCTTGAACAGGGGGCCGAACACATCCGCCACCCCGTAGACCTGAGCGGCGAGGAGGGCTGGATCCCTTTCGATGCGCCGTCGCTGGTCGGCGCATCGCTCCGCTTCGTCTCCGGAGAACCCGACGGCAACCGCTTCCGGGCCCGCTACTATCGCGACAGCGAACAGCATCTCCATGCCCGCATCTGGTTCGGTCCCGAGACCGAAGGCCCGCCGGGCCATGCCCACGGCGGATCGATCGCCGCCGTTATGGACGAGGCCCTGGGACTTGCCGCGTGGGCCGCCGGTTACCCCATCGTGGTGGGGAACCTCAACATCAGCTTCCGCACCATGCTCCCCCTCCAGAAGGTGGTCACCGTGGAGAGCCGCGTCGTCTCCGCCCAAGGCCGGAAGGTCATGGTCCACGGCCGGCTCTTCTGCGACGATGCGGTCTATGCGGAAGGGGAATGCCTCTGCATCACCCTGCCGGGGCGCTGA
- a CDS encoding NAD(P)-dependent oxidoreductase, giving the protein MSRTVFITGASAGFGAACARLFADRGDRLVLAARREEPLLALRDELAPQAEVHTVTLDVRRRKAVQEAVEGLPDAFSRIDILVNNAGLALGLEPAHETNPDDWDAMVDTNIKGLIYCTRFLLPGMVARNRGHIVNIGSVAGSWPYPGGNVYGGTKAFVEQFSRNLRADLLGKRVRVTCLAPGMAETEFSMVRFKGDAERAAQVYAGTQALTAEDIAGIVAWVTELPPHVNVNALEVMSIFQSWGPLAVHRPGAS; this is encoded by the coding sequence ATGAGCAGAACGGTATTCATCACCGGGGCGTCAGCGGGATTCGGCGCGGCATGCGCCCGGCTCTTCGCCGACAGGGGAGACCGGCTGGTTCTGGCGGCTCGCCGGGAGGAACCGCTCCTGGCGCTCAGGGACGAACTGGCGCCGCAGGCGGAGGTCCACACCGTCACCCTCGACGTGCGGCGGCGCAAGGCGGTGCAGGAAGCGGTGGAAGGGCTGCCCGACGCCTTCAGCCGGATCGACATCCTCGTTAACAACGCGGGGCTCGCCCTGGGGCTGGAGCCGGCCCACGAGACGAACCCGGACGACTGGGATGCCATGGTCGACACCAACATCAAGGGGCTGATCTACTGCACCCGGTTTCTCCTGCCGGGCATGGTCGCCCGCAACCGGGGGCATATCGTCAATATCGGGTCGGTGGCCGGTTCCTGGCCCTATCCCGGCGGCAACGTCTATGGCGGCACCAAGGCGTTCGTGGAGCAATTCTCCCGCAACCTCCGGGCCGACCTGCTGGGGAAACGGGTGCGGGTTACCTGCCTGGCGCCGGGGATGGCCGAAACCGAGTTCTCCATGGTCCGCTTCAAGGGCGATGCGGAACGGGCGGCCCAGGTCTACGCCGGGACCCAGGCCCTCACGGCCGAGGACATCGCGGGCATCGTGGCCTGGGTGACGGAACTCCCGCCCCATGTGAACGTCAACGCCCTGGAGGTCATGTCGATCTTTCAGTCGTGGGGGCCGCTGGCGGTCCACCGGCCCGGGGCGAGTTGA
- a CDS encoding cold-shock protein — MVNGTVKWFNDSKGFGFLEQENGEDVFCHFSAISGDGFKSLTEGDRVTFEITKGPKGLQAANVTRV, encoded by the coding sequence ATGGTAAACGGTACGGTAAAATGGTTCAACGACAGTAAGGGGTTTGGTTTTCTTGAGCAGGAAAATGGTGAAGACGTGTTTTGTCATTTTTCCGCCATTTCGGGTGACGGATTCAAATCCCTTACTGAAGGCGATAGAGTAACGTTTGAAATCACCAAGGGGCCGAAAGGCCTCCAGGCTGCAAACGTGACCAGAGTGTAA
- a CDS encoding kinase inhibitor: MRNTIFGLVLLALASPAVAGEKGGTTMGAMHLTSPAFANGAAIPAAYTCDGTDGSPPLVIDGVPDKARSLVLIMDDPDAPMGTWVHWVLWNIPPQTAALAENSVPAGSVQGRNSWQRTGYGGPCPPSGSHRYFFKLYALDTLLNLPASAGKADVERAMKGHVMADAGLMGIYRRR; encoded by the coding sequence ATGAGGAACACGATTTTCGGGTTGGTGCTGCTGGCGTTGGCGTCACCCGCCGTTGCCGGGGAGAAGGGAGGAACGACGATGGGCGCGATGCATCTCACCAGTCCCGCCTTTGCCAATGGCGCGGCCATTCCGGCCGCGTATACCTGCGACGGCACGGACGGCAGCCCGCCGCTCGTGATCGACGGCGTGCCGGACAAGGCCCGCTCCCTTGTCCTGATCATGGATGATCCGGACGCTCCCATGGGCACCTGGGTCCACTGGGTGTTGTGGAACATCCCACCGCAGACCGCGGCACTCGCCGAAAACAGCGTCCCCGCCGGGAGCGTGCAGGGACGCAACAGCTGGCAACGCACCGGCTACGGCGGCCCCTGTCCGCCATCGGGAAGCCATCGCTATTTCTTCAAGCTCTACGCGCTCGACACCCTCCTCAACCTGCCGGCAAGCGCGGGCAAGGCCGACGTCGAACGGGCCATGAAAGGGCATGTCATGGCCGACGCTGGGTTGATGGGCATCTACCGGCGGCGTTAA
- a CDS encoding dodecin flavoprotein: MYGKDRIYKKVEIIGVSAVSIEGAIETALVRARNSLDKLSWFEVQEIRGHIGADGKVAEYQVVLKVSFELKD, encoded by the coding sequence ATGTACGGCAAGGACAGGATCTACAAGAAGGTTGAGATCATCGGCGTATCGGCAGTGAGCATTGAGGGGGCCATCGAGACGGCCCTGGTCAGGGCCCGGAACTCCCTTGACAAGCTCTCCTGGTTCGAGGTGCAGGAAATCCGCGGTCACATCGGTGCCGACGGCAAGGTGGCTGAATACCAGGTGGTGCTGAAGGTTTCCTTTGAGCTGAAAGACTGA
- a CDS encoding MFS transporter, whose product MTLRRNIPLLYAFSFLQMTLFPMAVITLFWKDQIGLSLSEILLLQSIFAVAMAVMEYPSGYISDRIGYRPALTAASALGIAGWAVYTAATSFRDVLIAEILLGIATSFISGTDSALLYESLKDQGEETAYARHEGRTTFFGQTGEAAGALFAGVLYARYPLLPFFLQVGVWVLALFLTRRLTEPSRERHHQASHLKEALASARYVFVRNRRLRATILLSIALGLASFYPVWLIQPYMRDCGVPLASFGPVWAGANLVVALFAVLSHRVRARLGDRRMILLLVLLVWAGYLGLGWTAGAWSFLFYYLLTAMRGMRGPLLLHLVQDEIPSANRAGMLSLQSLCFRLLFACTAPLVGRYADAAGAGGTFRLLAVAYLLVLPPLVYLFFRHRHADAAPACKGGT is encoded by the coding sequence ATGACCCTCCGGCGCAACATCCCCCTGCTCTACGCTTTCTCCTTCTTGCAGATGACCCTGTTTCCCATGGCGGTCATCACCCTGTTCTGGAAGGACCAGATCGGGCTGAGCCTGTCCGAGATCCTGCTCCTGCAGAGCATCTTCGCCGTGGCCATGGCGGTGATGGAATACCCATCCGGCTATATCAGCGACCGGATCGGCTACCGGCCGGCCCTGACCGCGGCCTCGGCCCTGGGAATCGCGGGATGGGCGGTCTATACGGCGGCCACATCGTTCAGGGACGTCCTCATCGCCGAGATCCTTCTCGGCATTGCCACCTCGTTCATCAGCGGCACCGACAGCGCGCTCCTCTACGAATCCCTCAAGGACCAGGGAGAGGAAACGGCCTATGCCCGCCACGAAGGGCGCACCACCTTTTTCGGCCAGACCGGCGAGGCAGCCGGGGCGCTCTTTGCCGGTGTCCTCTATGCCCGCTATCCCCTTCTTCCTTTTTTTCTCCAGGTAGGGGTCTGGGTGCTAGCCCTTTTCCTGACGCGCAGACTGACCGAGCCCTCACGGGAGCGGCACCACCAGGCCAGCCATCTGAAGGAGGCCCTTGCCTCGGCCCGCTACGTTTTCGTCCGCAACCGGCGCCTGCGCGCCACCATCCTGCTCAGCATCGCACTCGGCCTCGCCTCCTTCTATCCGGTCTGGCTGATCCAGCCCTACATGCGCGACTGCGGCGTGCCCCTCGCCTCCTTCGGCCCGGTCTGGGCCGGGGCCAACCTGGTCGTGGCCCTCTTTGCCGTGTTGAGCCACCGGGTGCGGGCCCGGTTGGGGGACCGCCGGATGATCCTGCTCCTGGTGCTGCTGGTCTGGGCCGGCTATCTGGGGCTGGGTTGGACGGCGGGGGCATGGAGCTTTCTCTTCTACTACCTGCTCACTGCCATGCGGGGGATGCGGGGTCCGCTCCTCCTCCACCTGGTCCAGGACGAAATTCCCTCGGCCAACCGGGCCGGGATGCTGTCGCTGCAGTCCCTCTGCTTCCGGCTCCTGTTCGCCTGCACCGCCCCCCTGGTGGGGCGGTATGCCGACGCCGCCGGCGCGGGCGGTACCTTCCGCCTCCTCGCCGTGGCCTACCTGCTCGTTCTGCCGCCGCTGGTTTATCTCTTCTTCAGGCACCGGCACGCGGATGCCGCCCCTGCCTGCAAGGGCGGGACTTGA
- a CDS encoding ATP-dependent RNA helicase, producing the protein MNPKAFSSLHLKSPMLKNLASLGYAEMTPIQAHSLPLILAGKDVIARAKTGSGKTAAFGIGLLTRLDGLSFRVQALVLCPTRELADQVGKELRRLARFTDNIKILTICGGVPFGPQLGSLEHGAHVVVGTPGRLLDHLRRGSLDLSSLRTLVLDEADRMLDMGFQDDISALVAATPSKRQTLLFSATYPETIAAMSAAVQREAVEVSVDEVHGEGVIEQVFYEVDSVQRTEAVARILGHYRPESALIFCNTKIECQEVADALAGRGYAALAIHGDLDQRERDRVLVRFANRSASVLVATDVAARGLDIKELSAVINYELSRNPEVHTHRIGRTGRAGERGLAVSLVTPRESRLIAAIADVPGSTTTRGDLSTLAPLPAKPPLPPMVTLCIDGGRKNKLRPGDILGALTGEGGMPASEVGKIDVFDFLTYVAIARQSSDQALNFLGGHRIKGRFFKVRKAV; encoded by the coding sequence ATGAATCCGAAGGCATTTTCGTCGCTCCACCTGAAATCACCCATGCTCAAGAACCTGGCCTCCCTCGGCTATGCTGAGATGACTCCGATTCAGGCCCACAGCCTGCCGCTCATCCTGGCTGGTAAGGACGTGATCGCCAGGGCCAAGACCGGTAGCGGCAAGACCGCGGCCTTTGGCATCGGACTGCTGACGCGTCTGGATGGGTTATCCTTTCGGGTGCAGGCGCTGGTGCTCTGCCCGACCCGTGAACTGGCGGATCAGGTGGGCAAAGAACTGCGGCGTCTGGCTCGATTTACCGATAATATCAAGATTCTGACCATTTGCGGTGGCGTCCCTTTCGGACCCCAGTTGGGCTCCCTGGAGCATGGCGCCCATGTGGTGGTAGGAACACCCGGCCGCCTGCTGGATCACCTGCGGCGCGGCAGCCTCGACCTCTCCTCGCTGCGGACCCTGGTACTGGACGAGGCGGACCGGATGCTCGACATGGGCTTCCAGGATGACATCAGCGCCCTGGTCGCTGCCACCCCGTCCAAAAGGCAGACCCTTCTCTTTTCCGCCACCTACCCGGAAACCATCGCAGCCATGAGCGCAGCGGTTCAGCGGGAAGCGGTGGAAGTCAGCGTGGACGAAGTCCACGGGGAGGGGGTCATCGAGCAGGTCTTCTACGAGGTGGACAGCGTCCAGCGGACCGAAGCGGTCGCGCGGATTCTCGGGCATTATCGCCCGGAGTCAGCACTCATCTTCTGCAACACGAAGATAGAGTGCCAGGAAGTTGCCGATGCTCTGGCCGGCCGGGGCTATGCCGCCCTGGCCATCCATGGTGACCTGGACCAGCGAGAGCGGGACCGGGTGCTGGTCCGGTTCGCCAACAGGAGTGCATCGGTGCTGGTGGCCACCGACGTCGCCGCCCGGGGGCTGGACATCAAGGAGCTTTCGGCGGTGATCAACTACGAGTTGTCCCGCAATCCGGAGGTCCATACCCACCGCATCGGCCGCACCGGTCGCGCCGGGGAGCGGGGGCTGGCCGTAAGCTTGGTAACGCCCCGGGAAAGCCGTCTGATTGCAGCCATCGCGGATGTGCCCGGCAGCACCACCACTCGTGGCGACCTGTCCACGCTGGCGCCGCTACCGGCGAAGCCGCCGCTGCCCCCCATGGTGACGCTCTGCATCGACGGGGGTCGCAAAAACAAGCTGCGGCCTGGTGATATTCTGGGGGCACTCACCGGAGAGGGAGGTATGCCGGCCAGCGAGGTGGGGAAGATCGATGTGTTCGATTTCCTTACCTACGTGGCCATTGCGCGGCAGAGCAGTGATCAGGCTCTGAACTTTCTGGGGGGACACAGGATCAAGGGGCGTTTTTTCAAGGTGAGGAAAGCAGTCTGA
- a CDS encoding cold-shock protein, protein MVNGTVKWFNDSKGFGFLEQENGEDVFVHFSAITGNGFKTLAEGDRVTFEVTKGPKGLQAANVTRI, encoded by the coding sequence ATGGTAAACGGAACAGTGAAGTGGTTCAATGACAGCAAGGGGTTTGGTTTTCTTGAGCAGGAGAATGGCGAGGATGTATTCGTTCACTTCTCCGCCATTACCGGCAACGGTTTCAAGACCCTTGCTGAAGGCGATAGGGTAACCTTTGAGGTGACCAAGGGCCCCAAGGGTCTTCAGGCCGCCAACGTGACGCGGATATAG